Proteins encoded in a region of the Streptomyces sp. NBC_01298 genome:
- a CDS encoding bifunctional DNA primase/polymerase translates to MGSESGRVKRGEQSRISQWLRRKPKPDAEDPAREREALLLAVAAAGLPISPAAHPAGYRCSCDRIGCPTPARHPISFAWQTQSTTDRAQVERWARNQPAANFITATGMVHDVLDVPLEAGHSALERLLAAGVEVGPVAESGGTGDQARMLFFTATRGTPEDEDEWWPCELDCHPETMDEHPGLRWHCRGSYVLVPPAALPGDLAVSWLRGMEHPLVDPLTLLETLTDACATYAGASDHTPATVAWPLGR, encoded by the coding sequence ATGGGGTCTGAGTCGGGCCGTGTCAAACGCGGCGAGCAGAGCAGGATTTCCCAGTGGCTGCGCCGCAAGCCCAAACCCGACGCCGAGGACCCCGCGCGCGAACGCGAAGCCCTGCTCCTGGCCGTGGCCGCCGCGGGTCTGCCGATCTCGCCCGCCGCGCATCCGGCCGGCTACCGGTGTTCGTGCGACCGGATCGGCTGTCCGACGCCCGCGCGGCACCCCATCTCCTTCGCCTGGCAGACGCAGTCCACGACGGACCGCGCACAGGTCGAACGCTGGGCCCGCAACCAGCCCGCGGCCAACTTCATCACCGCGACGGGCATGGTCCACGACGTCCTGGACGTCCCCCTCGAAGCCGGGCACAGCGCGCTGGAACGCCTGCTGGCCGCCGGCGTCGAGGTCGGACCGGTCGCCGAGTCCGGCGGTACGGGCGACCAGGCCCGCATGCTCTTCTTCACCGCGACCCGGGGCACGCCCGAGGACGAGGACGAGTGGTGGCCCTGCGAACTGGACTGCCACCCCGAGACGATGGACGAGCACCCCGGGCTGCGCTGGCACTGCCGGGGCAGCTACGTCCTGGTACCGCCGGCCGCACTGCCCGGTGACCTCGCGGTGTCCTGGCTCCGCGGCATGGAGCACCCGCTCGTCGATCCGCTGACCCTTCTGGAAACCCTCACGGACGCCTGCGCCACCTACGCCGGCGCGTCGGACCACACCCCCGCCACGGTCGCCTGGCCCCTGGGCCGCTAG
- a CDS encoding helix-turn-helix domain-containing protein — protein MGSIDAFDVRTLPATTPGSRSARRRQPAPALRPLIINYTGFHTQFTTPRRRLELPTGCVTLVFSFSEGLWVSRTENLAAAQLRPAARAMISGPRTVPAIGMHAGVVHGLEVNMTPQGCYRLFGVPMWHFEDAHVDLVEVLGRQGHHLTERLQALPSWTERFALLDALFCARLDAGPSCAPEVVGALSGLWADTRSLTRVSAATGWSARTVRARFREQVGLSPKAMARVFRLQHALRLLAAGTAAAQVAAVCGYHDQAHLSREVKAMTGLPPSRFVLLRGGLAPGSVLDRMRGRVSSVMLTD, from the coding sequence ATGGGCTCGATCGACGCCTTCGACGTACGCACCCTGCCCGCCACCACCCCGGGAAGCCGATCGGCGCGCCGCCGGCAGCCGGCCCCCGCGCTGCGGCCGCTCATCATCAACTACACGGGCTTCCACACCCAGTTCACCACCCCGAGACGCCGCCTGGAGCTGCCCACCGGCTGCGTGACGCTGGTGTTCAGCTTCTCCGAGGGCCTGTGGGTCTCCCGTACGGAGAACCTCGCCGCGGCCCAACTGCGGCCGGCCGCCCGGGCCATGATCAGCGGCCCGCGCACGGTGCCGGCGATCGGAATGCACGCGGGGGTGGTGCACGGGCTGGAGGTGAACATGACCCCGCAGGGCTGCTACCGGCTCTTCGGCGTCCCCATGTGGCACTTCGAGGACGCCCACGTGGATCTGGTGGAGGTGCTCGGACGGCAGGGCCACCACCTCACCGAACGGCTCCAGGCGCTCCCCTCCTGGACGGAGCGGTTCGCCCTGCTGGACGCCCTCTTCTGCGCCCGGCTCGACGCCGGCCCCTCCTGCGCGCCCGAGGTCGTCGGAGCCCTCTCCGGGCTCTGGGCCGACACCCGCTCCCTGACCCGGGTGAGCGCCGCGACGGGGTGGAGCGCCCGTACCGTACGGGCACGGTTCCGCGAGCAGGTGGGCCTCTCCCCCAAGGCCATGGCCCGGGTGTTCCGACTGCAGCACGCGCTGCGGCTGCTGGCGGCGGGAACGGCGGCCGCGCAGGTGGCGGCCGTGTGCGGCTACCACGACCAGGCGCACCTGAGCCGCGAGGTGAAGGCGATGACGGGGCTGCCCCCGTCCCGGTTCGTCCTGCTGCGCGGCGGGCTGGCACCGGGTTCGGTCCTGGACCGGATGCGGGGCCGGGTCAGCAGCGTGATGCTGACCGACTAG
- a CDS encoding RNB domain-containing ribonuclease yields the protein MPRRHMIMTGADGAALRAALRELRTKLEVPEEFPAPVLAEAERAVRGPRLPDSDATDIPFFTIDPPASRDLDQAMHLAKRASGGYRVHYAIADVAAYVTPGGALDAEAHRRVTTLYFPDEKVPLHPAVLSEGAASLLPDQTCPALLWRLDLDAEGRVESTDVRRALVRSRAKLDYDGVQKAIDAGTAEEPLALLKDIGRLREALEAERGGISLNVPEQEIVEHEGSYSLAYRAPLPADGWNAQISLMTGMAAADLMLAAGAGILRTLPTAPDGAVGRLRRAAKALRIDWPHHVPYAQLVRGLDPHRPAHAAFLQECTSLLRGAGYTVFTGGETPDPVLHAAVAAPYAHCTAPLRRLVDRYTGELCVAAVAGTEPPGWALEALDALPKEMADGTRLANSAERESVDLVEAALLKDRVGETFEAMVIDVKDREPLVGTVHLEEPAVIGRVESTSAELPLGERIRVRLTEADPGRAKVLFAPA from the coding sequence ATGCCACGCCGTCACATGATCATGACCGGCGCAGACGGGGCTGCTCTGCGGGCCGCGCTGCGTGAACTGAGGACGAAGCTGGAGGTGCCGGAGGAGTTCCCGGCGCCCGTACTCGCCGAGGCAGAGCGGGCGGTGCGCGGCCCCCGCCTGCCGGACTCCGACGCCACAGACATCCCCTTCTTCACGATCGATCCGCCGGCCTCGCGCGATCTGGACCAGGCCATGCACCTGGCGAAGCGGGCCTCCGGCGGCTACCGCGTCCACTACGCCATCGCCGACGTCGCCGCCTACGTCACCCCCGGCGGCGCCCTCGACGCCGAGGCCCACCGCCGGGTCACCACCCTCTACTTCCCCGACGAGAAGGTCCCCCTGCACCCGGCCGTGCTCTCGGAGGGCGCCGCCAGCCTGCTCCCGGACCAGACCTGCCCGGCCCTGCTGTGGCGCCTCGACCTGGACGCCGAGGGACGGGTGGAGAGCACCGACGTGCGCCGCGCGCTCGTGCGCAGCCGGGCCAAACTCGACTACGACGGCGTCCAGAAGGCCATCGACGCGGGCACCGCCGAGGAACCGCTCGCCCTGCTGAAGGACATCGGGCGGCTGCGCGAGGCCCTGGAGGCGGAGCGCGGGGGGATCTCGCTGAACGTGCCCGAGCAGGAGATCGTCGAGCACGAGGGCTCGTACAGCCTGGCCTACCGGGCCCCGCTCCCGGCCGACGGCTGGAACGCGCAGATCTCCCTGATGACCGGCATGGCCGCCGCCGACCTGATGCTCGCCGCCGGGGCGGGCATCCTACGGACGCTGCCGACCGCTCCCGACGGAGCCGTCGGGCGGCTGCGCCGGGCGGCGAAGGCCCTGCGGATCGACTGGCCGCACCACGTCCCGTACGCGCAGCTCGTGCGCGGGCTCGATCCGCACCGGCCCGCCCACGCCGCCTTCCTCCAGGAGTGCACGTCCCTGCTGCGCGGCGCCGGGTACACGGTCTTCACCGGCGGCGAGACCCCGGACCCCGTCCTGCACGCCGCGGTCGCGGCCCCGTACGCCCACTGCACCGCGCCGCTGCGCCGGCTCGTCGACCGGTACACGGGCGAGCTGTGCGTGGCCGCCGTGGCGGGAACCGAACCCCCCGGGTGGGCGCTGGAAGCGCTCGATGCCCTGCCGAAGGAGATGGCGGACGGGACCCGGCTGGCGAACTCGGCGGAGCGGGAGTCCGTGGACCTGGTGGAGGCGGCGCTGCTCAAGGACCGCGTCGGCGAGACCTTCGAGGCGATGGTCATCGATGTCAAGGACCGGGAGCCGCTGGTCGGCACGGTCCACCTGGAGGAGCCCGCGGTGATCGGCCGCGTGGAGTCCACGTCGGCGGAGCTCCCGCTGGGCGAACGGATCCGGGTCCGGCTGACGGAGGCGGACCCGGGACGGGCGAAGGTGCTCTTCGCTCCGGCCTAG
- a CDS encoding TerD family protein, whose translation MTEIIKGGNLPLGGEPMRVAVVRRDGGPGSPAVDAAALLVGAGGKVRGRGDLVFYNQPEHAASAVRLLGDARGDGGVTADWLEIDPGRVEPSVERIVVAASCDGGAFGEVADLYLRAVSEATGEQLALYAVEGATTETAILLGEFYRRDGGWKFRAVGQGYASGLPGLAADFGFTVPEDPEGPEDPEGLEDGEDREEEEPATAPFPDRLPLPPPLPEPAAPAVPAAVPAPPAFRLPPAESAPQLSDGVEKTTGPASTGPAPVAAAPAAAVPGEVPSGRRNALPAEFGKEFPEVRYSGRGREVIEVDTRLPRGFVVVDLVKEAEGYVHVNVLDRGSDHGRQIMVSVLDDLRGRTVFRHGGKAAIRLEVDTYLCAWTITLRPVTVVHELDERIEGRGPDVLAYSRSIDHIKVGNLGRGDERGYMTVHAVRNNDNRELVFERESRGRNTVEVPMSPRLLVIDAPGAWSVEPTELSAIGFWIRNR comes from the coding sequence ATGACAGAGATCATCAAGGGGGGAAACCTTCCGCTGGGCGGTGAGCCGATGCGCGTCGCCGTCGTACGCCGCGACGGCGGGCCCGGCTCGCCGGCGGTCGACGCGGCCGCGCTTCTGGTCGGGGCGGGCGGCAAGGTCAGGGGCCGGGGCGACCTGGTGTTCTACAACCAGCCCGAGCACGCGGCGAGCGCCGTACGGCTGTTGGGCGACGCCCGGGGGGACGGCGGGGTCACCGCCGACTGGCTGGAGATAGACCCCGGCCGCGTCGAGCCGTCGGTGGAACGGATCGTCGTCGCGGCGTCCTGTGACGGCGGGGCCTTCGGGGAGGTCGCTGATCTGTACCTGCGGGCGGTCTCCGAGGCCACCGGGGAGCAGCTCGCGCTGTACGCCGTGGAGGGCGCCACGACGGAGACCGCGATCCTGCTCGGCGAGTTCTACCGCAGGGACGGGGGATGGAAGTTCCGCGCGGTGGGGCAGGGCTACGCGTCCGGACTGCCGGGCCTGGCCGCCGACTTCGGCTTCACGGTGCCCGAGGACCCCGAGGGACCCGAGGACCCCGAGGGACTCGAGGACGGCGAAGACCGCGAGGAGGAGGAGCCCGCCACGGCGCCGTTCCCCGACCGGCTCCCGCTCCCGCCGCCCCTGCCGGAGCCCGCGGCGCCGGCCGTTCCCGCGGCCGTGCCCGCGCCGCCGGCCTTCCGGCTCCCGCCGGCGGAGTCCGCGCCGCAGCTGTCCGACGGCGTGGAGAAGACGACCGGCCCCGCCTCGACCGGCCCCGCCCCGGTCGCCGCCGCCCCGGCCGCCGCCGTGCCGGGCGAGGTGCCGTCGGGGCGGCGCAACGCGCTCCCCGCCGAGTTCGGGAAGGAGTTCCCGGAGGTCCGCTACTCCGGCCGGGGCCGCGAGGTCATCGAGGTCGACACCCGGCTTCCGCGCGGTTTCGTGGTGGTCGACCTGGTGAAGGAGGCCGAGGGGTACGTGCACGTCAACGTCCTGGACCGCGGCTCGGACCACGGCAGGCAGATCATGGTCAGCGTGCTCGACGACCTGCGCGGCCGGACCGTCTTCCGCCACGGGGGCAAAGCCGCGATCCGGCTGGAGGTGGACACCTACCTGTGCGCGTGGACGATCACCCTGCGCCCGGTGACGGTCGTCCACGAGCTCGACGAGCGGATCGAGGGACGCGGACCGGACGTACTGGCCTACTCCCGCTCCATCGACCACATCAAGGTCGGGAACCTCGGCAGGGGGGACGAGCGGGGCTACATGACGGTCCATGCCGTCCGGAACAACGACAACCGCGAGCTGGTCTTCGAGCGCGAGAGCCGCGGCCGCAACACCGTCGAGGTGCCCATGAGCCCGCGCCTCCTGGTGATCGACGCCCCCGGCGCCTGGTCCGTGGAACCCACCGAGCTGAGCGCCATCGGCTTCTGGATCCGCAACCGCTGA
- a CDS encoding XRE family transcriptional regulator gives MGEETPTGRRDTMGDRLGFLIETIHPAGRGPYTYQEIAEGTKKLSGPSVSHGTVQTIRLNNNPNPGIDSIRAIANFFGVTVGYLADGENAQVIEQRIEERIARLREEMGKAAAADEFAQVLEDEQVKAAAFRLSGLSAGSMRSVTGLIKQLRKAEGLPDVKPRRRRGKES, from the coding sequence ATGGGTGAGGAGACCCCCACCGGCCGGCGGGACACCATGGGTGACCGCCTCGGCTTCTTGATCGAGACGATCCACCCGGCCGGCCGGGGCCCGTACACGTACCAAGAGATCGCCGAGGGCACCAAGAAGCTGTCCGGGCCTTCCGTCTCGCACGGCACGGTCCAGACCATCCGCCTGAACAACAACCCGAATCCGGGCATCGACTCGATCCGCGCGATCGCCAACTTCTTCGGCGTCACCGTCGGGTACCTGGCCGACGGCGAGAACGCCCAGGTGATCGAGCAGCGGATCGAGGAACGGATCGCCCGGCTGCGCGAGGAGATGGGCAAGGCCGCGGCGGCCGACGAGTTCGCCCAGGTCCTGGAGGACGAGCAGGTGAAGGCCGCGGCCTTCCGGCTGAGCGGGCTGTCCGCCGGGTCCATGCGCTCCGTGACCGGCCTGATCAAGCAGCTCCGGAAGGCCGAAGGGCTTCCGGATGTGAAGCCCCGCCGCCGTCGCGGCAAGGAATCCTGA
- the yaaA gene encoding peroxide stress protein YaaA, which translates to MLVLLPPSEGKAAGGSGAPLKPETLSLPGLAAARAAVLEELVELCVGDEPKAREVLGLSEGLRGEVAKNAELRTAVARPAGEIYTGVLYDALGLSTLTPAAASLAAESLLVFSGLWGAVGVADRIPSYRCSMGVKLPGLGALGAFWREPMASVMPEAAGDGLVLDLRSSAYASAWKPKGEVAGRTATVRVLHSQMVDGVEKRSVVSHFNKATKGRLVRDLLSAGAVPATPAELVTCLRDLGFTVEAQAPAKAGKAWGLDVVVTQIH; encoded by the coding sequence GTGCTCGTGCTGCTGCCGCCGTCCGAAGGAAAGGCCGCCGGCGGCTCCGGCGCACCGCTGAAGCCGGAGACGCTCTCCCTGCCGGGGCTGGCCGCGGCCCGGGCGGCGGTGCTGGAGGAGCTGGTCGAGCTGTGCGTGGGCGACGAGCCGAAGGCCCGCGAGGTGCTCGGCCTGAGCGAGGGCCTGCGCGGTGAGGTCGCCAAGAACGCGGAGCTGCGGACGGCGGTCGCCCGCCCGGCCGGGGAGATCTACACGGGAGTCCTGTACGACGCGCTGGGCCTTTCGACCCTCACGCCGGCGGCGGCGTCCCTGGCCGCGGAATCCCTGCTGGTCTTCTCGGGCCTGTGGGGAGCGGTCGGCGTCGCGGACCGCATCCCCTCCTACCGCTGCTCGATGGGGGTGAAGCTGCCGGGGCTGGGGGCGCTGGGCGCGTTCTGGCGCGAACCGATGGCCTCGGTGATGCCGGAGGCGGCGGGCGACGGCCTGGTCCTGGACCTGCGGTCCTCGGCGTACGCGTCGGCTTGGAAGCCGAAGGGGGAGGTGGCGGGGCGCACGGCCACGGTCCGGGTGCTGCACTCCCAGATGGTGGACGGGGTCGAGAAGCGGTCGGTGGTGAGCCACTTCAACAAGGCCACCAAGGGCCGCCTGGTCCGCGACCTCCTGTCGGCGGGCGCGGTCCCCGCGACCCCGGCGGAGCTGGTGACGTGCCTGCGCGACCTGGGCTTCACGGTGGAAGCGCAAGCGCCGGCCAAGGCGGGCAAGGCCTGGGGGCTCGACGTGGTGGTCACCCAGATCCACTGA